One window of the Bartonella bacilliformis KC583 genome contains the following:
- the murD gene encoding UDP-N-acetylmuramoyl-L-alanine--D-glutamate ligase, whose protein sequence is MISVECYKGKKVALFGLGKSGLATAQALISGGAEVIAWDDNPAGVEAACKENIATRDLHHEDWSEFVALILAPGVPLFYPKPHWVVDKARQENVEVIGDIELFVRARNHFLQQYDFCDWDVPFIAITGTNGKSTTTTLLVHLLEQMGYDVQMGGNVGTAILTLKPFVKKRIYVIECSSFQIDLAPSLQPTIGILLNLTPDHIDRHGTFAHYAQVKGLLVSRASHALISVDDAACKTLYQQLVDEKHQVEAISKKHFVENGFYVEGTQLFSVRHGQRHMLVDLAAVTSLRGSHNAQNALMVLATLQALKITDPHLEKHLVSYAGLAHRMQQVRKIGSVLFINDSKATNADASAVALATFDDIFWILGGKAKEGGIGALRKFFPKIRKAYLIGEAAEDFVRVIGSSFPISMSLTLENAVREAAIDASHEKVKEAVVLLSPACASYDQFKNYEMRGEAFISFVMQLNKHEL, encoded by the coding sequence GTGATTTCTGTTGAGTGTTATAAAGGTAAAAAAGTTGCTCTATTTGGATTAGGGAAATCAGGTTTGGCAACAGCACAAGCGCTCATCTCTGGTGGGGCAGAAGTCATTGCGTGGGATGATAATCCTGCTGGTGTGGAAGCCGCTTGTAAAGAAAATATTGCAACGAGGGATCTTCATCATGAGGATTGGTCAGAATTTGTTGCATTAATCTTAGCACCTGGAGTGCCTTTATTTTATCCAAAGCCCCATTGGGTTGTTGATAAAGCACGTCAAGAAAATGTAGAAGTCATTGGTGATATTGAATTATTTGTCCGCGCGCGGAATCATTTTTTGCAACAATATGATTTTTGCGATTGGGATGTTCCATTTATTGCTATTACTGGTACAAATGGTAAATCGACGACCACGACTTTGCTTGTTCATCTTTTAGAACAAATGGGTTATGATGTGCAGATGGGGGGGAATGTTGGAACAGCGATATTAACACTGAAGCCATTTGTTAAAAAACGTATTTATGTTATTGAATGTTCATCATTTCAGATTGATTTAGCACCTTCTCTTCAACCAACTATCGGTATTTTGTTGAATCTAACACCGGATCATATTGATCGTCATGGTACCTTTGCTCATTATGCTCAGGTAAAAGGGCTTTTAGTTTCTAGAGCGTCCCATGCTTTAATTTCAGTTGATGATGCGGCCTGTAAAACTTTGTATCAACAACTTGTGGACGAGAAGCATCAAGTTGAGGCTATTTCTAAGAAACATTTTGTTGAAAATGGTTTTTATGTAGAAGGAACACAACTTTTTTCTGTTCGTCATGGGCAGCGCCATATGCTTGTTGATCTTGCTGCTGTTACCTCATTACGCGGTAGTCATAATGCACAAAATGCTCTTATGGTTTTGGCAACATTGCAGGCATTAAAAATTACTGATCCACACTTAGAGAAGCATTTAGTCAGTTATGCAGGGCTTGCGCATCGTATGCAGCAGGTGCGTAAAATTGGATCGGTTTTGTTTATCAATGATAGTAAGGCTACCAATGCAGATGCATCAGCTGTTGCTCTTGCTACCTTTGATGATATTTTTTGGATTTTAGGAGGGAAAGCAAAAGAAGGTGGAATTGGTGCTTTGAGAAAATTTTTTCCTAAAATCCGTAAAGCTTATTTGATTGGGGAAGCAGCAGAAGATTTTGTTCGCGTTATTGGCTCTTCTTTTCCTATTTCCATGAGTTTAACCTTAGAGAATGCTGTGCGTGAAGCTGCTATTGATGCGTCTCATGAAAAGGTGAAAGAGGCAGTTGTTTTATTGTCCCCAGCGTGTGCAAGTTATGATCAGTTTAAGAATTATGAAATGCGTGGAGAGGCTTTCATATCTTTTGTTATGCAGTTAAATAAACACGAATTGTAA
- the mraY gene encoding phospho-N-acetylmuramoyl-pentapeptide-transferase gives MMLFFSSLYDWLPGVNVFRYITFRTVAAMLTSGLIVFLFGPSIISSLKVRQGKGQPIRADGPQTHFKKAGTPTMGGLMILSGVVISALLWGNLFNIYLWVSLFVMLFFGAIGFYDDYLKVTKQTDKGFSGKARLSLEFLVASIASFIILQVGSPGLALPFVKEYFINLGWFFIPFSACVVVGLGNAVNLTDGLDGLAIVPVMVASLSFALIAYLSGNINFADYLQIHYVSGVGELAVLLGAVFGAGLGFLWFNAPPAAIFMGDTGSLALGGLLGIVSVATKHEIVLIFIGGLFVLETLSVIIQVGWFKLTKKRVFLMAPIHHHFEKKGWTESQIVVRFWIIAIVLALIGLSTLKLR, from the coding sequence ATGATGCTATTTTTCTCTTCGCTTTATGATTGGCTTCCAGGTGTCAACGTTTTTCGTTACATTACGTTTCGCACTGTGGCGGCGATGCTAACTTCGGGTTTAATAGTTTTTTTATTTGGTCCTAGCATTATTTCTTCCCTAAAAGTAAGACAGGGTAAGGGACAACCCATTCGAGCTGATGGGCCTCAAACACATTTTAAAAAAGCTGGAACACCCACTATGGGTGGATTGATGATTTTAAGTGGGGTTGTCATATCAGCACTGTTATGGGGTAATTTATTCAATATTTATCTTTGGGTATCTTTGTTTGTCATGCTTTTTTTTGGGGCGATTGGCTTTTATGATGATTATCTTAAAGTGACAAAGCAAACAGATAAGGGGTTTTCTGGTAAGGCACGGTTAAGCTTAGAATTTTTAGTAGCATCTATTGCTTCTTTTATTATCTTACAAGTTGGTTCACCGGGATTGGCTTTACCTTTTGTAAAAGAATATTTTATTAATTTAGGCTGGTTTTTCATTCCTTTTTCTGCTTGTGTTGTCGTAGGGCTTGGTAATGCTGTTAATTTGACTGATGGCCTTGATGGGCTTGCCATTGTCCCTGTGATGGTTGCTTCTTTATCTTTTGCTCTGATCGCTTACCTTTCTGGTAATATAAATTTTGCTGATTATCTACAAATCCATTATGTATCGGGGGTAGGTGAATTGGCAGTTTTATTAGGAGCAGTTTTTGGTGCAGGCCTCGGGTTTTTATGGTTTAATGCGCCTCCAGCAGCTATTTTTATGGGGGATACTGGTTCATTGGCGCTTGGAGGGCTTTTAGGGATTGTTTCTGTTGCAACGAAGCACGAAATTGTTCTCATTTTTATTGGAGGGCTCTTTGTTTTGGAAACATTATCCGTTATCATTCAAGTCGGTTGGTTTAAGTTGACGAAAAAGCGTGTATTCCTTATGGCACCGATTCACCATCATTTTGAAAAAAAAGGCTGGACCGAAAGTCAGATCGTGGTACGTTTTTGGATCATTGCGATTGTGTTAGCGCTTATTGGTCTTTCAACACTTAAGTTGAGATAA
- a CDS encoding UDP-N-acetylmuramoyl-tripeptide--D-alanyl-D-alanine ligase produces the protein MTVLWDQKILLSAMDGVAIGCLPESFPGVSIDSRTLVKGDIFFCIKNRLDGHDFAAQALARGAGALVIAQNRLDDMKQLSAPLIVVPDVLKALEQLAQEARKRSKAKIIAVTGSVGKTTTKEALKKVLQTVGKVHANIASFNNCWGVPLTLAQMPLDSDYGIFEIGMNHKDEIRSLVKLVCPHVALITHIAAGHIEFFKNLEEIADAKAEIFEGLDNKGIAILNADSDFFSYLVQKAEQCNVKKILSFGESDCADYQAKEICLLENHSCMTVRFSGRDVMIKIGAPGRHIVDNSLGVIAACDAVGADLSRIAPALSHFSLPQGRGTRYRLSLPDGEEFHLIDESYNANPVSMRAALNLLSIGPVGACGRRIAVLGDMLELGVYSEEFHRALVKPICTSGANPVFLFGKEMKFLAVDLSSYVEVHYAEHVEEILPLIFTEISKGDLIIVKSSHSTHSSHIVAAFLDRYKVISL, from the coding sequence ATGACAGTGTTGTGGGATCAAAAAATACTGCTTTCTGCAATGGATGGTGTTGCGATTGGGTGCTTACCAGAGAGTTTTCCTGGGGTTTCGATTGATAGCCGAACTCTTGTAAAAGGTGATATTTTTTTCTGTATTAAAAATCGTCTAGATGGACATGATTTTGCTGCACAGGCTCTTGCAAGAGGCGCAGGAGCTCTTGTCATTGCGCAAAATCGTTTAGATGACATGAAACAATTATCGGCTCCACTTATTGTTGTTCCTGATGTTTTGAAAGCACTAGAACAGCTTGCACAAGAAGCACGTAAGCGTTCCAAAGCTAAGATTATAGCGGTGACAGGTTCTGTTGGAAAAACGACAACAAAAGAAGCTCTTAAGAAAGTCCTTCAAACTGTTGGAAAAGTTCATGCTAATATTGCTTCTTTTAATAATTGCTGGGGTGTCCCGCTGACTTTAGCACAGATGCCTTTAGATAGCGATTATGGTATCTTTGAAATTGGTATGAATCATAAAGATGAAATTCGTTCTCTCGTAAAATTGGTGTGTCCGCATGTCGCTTTGATTACTCATATTGCTGCTGGACATATAGAATTTTTTAAGAATCTTGAGGAAATTGCAGATGCAAAAGCTGAAATTTTTGAAGGGCTGGATAATAAGGGAATCGCTATTTTAAATGCAGATAGCGATTTTTTTTCTTACTTAGTTCAAAAGGCAGAACAATGCAATGTGAAAAAGATTTTGAGCTTTGGTGAATCGGACTGTGCTGATTATCAAGCAAAGGAGATTTGTCTTTTAGAAAATCACTCTTGTATGACTGTACGATTTTCTGGGCGAGATGTGATGATTAAAATTGGTGCTCCTGGTCGACACATTGTGGATAACAGTTTAGGAGTTATAGCAGCTTGTGATGCAGTTGGTGCTGATTTATCACGTATCGCGCCTGCTTTGAGCCATTTTTCTCTTCCACAAGGTCGTGGTACCCGTTATCGATTATCTCTACCAGATGGTGAAGAATTTCATTTGATCGATGAAAGTTATAATGCCAATCCTGTTTCTATGCGTGCTGCCCTTAATCTCCTATCTATAGGACCAGTGGGTGCCTGTGGTCGACGAATTGCTGTTTTAGGAGATATGCTTGAATTGGGAGTTTATAGTGAAGAGTTTCATCGTGCTTTAGTAAAGCCAATATGTACTTCTGGTGCTAATCCAGTTTTTTTATTTGGCAAGGAAATGAAATTTTTAGCTGTTGATCTCTCTTCTTATGTTGAGGTTCATTATGCAGAGCATGTTGAGGAAATTTTACCACTTATTTTTACTGAAATTTCAAAGGGGGATCTCATTATAGTGAAATCATCCCACAGCACTCATTCGTCGCATATTGTAGCTGCATTTCTTGACCGCTATAAAGTTATATCTCTATAA
- a CDS encoding UDP-N-acetylmuramoyl-L-alanyl-D-glutamate--2,6-diaminopimelate ligase, which yields MFLGALFTECVDDNNLASIKITGISANSRQILPGYVFVALQGNKGDGRHYINDAIKRGARVVVTDFDFVAENLSVPVLQVSDVRHNLALAAARFYSTQPETVLAVTGTSGKTSVVSFIRQIWQHVGFCAASIGTVGVVSPKRNDYGSLTTPDPVMLHRLLYELADEGVTHAALEASSHGLDQSRLDGVNLAAAAFTNLGRDHMDYHACVKDYLRAKMRLFDTLLPPDAPALIMADDGYSQEVINHVTQAGRRALTIGRKGQFIKINRIEHRRSKQYVECRIENDVYTFDLPLVGHFQVTNALMAAGLAITTGSSSDKVFSSLKKLKGAPGRLELVSKTKDNASVYVDYAHKPEALEQVLLAARPFTPGRLIVVFGCGGDRDQGKRPLMGKIAVDKADIVIVTDDNPRTEEPEKIRQDILQAAPGALEIADRSEAIYYAVGLLEAGDTLIIAGKGHENGQVVGQETRPFSDRLEAISALKELNK from the coding sequence ATGTTTCTTGGAGCATTATTTACAGAATGTGTTGATGATAATAATCTTGCCTCAATTAAAATTACAGGGATCAGTGCAAATTCTCGGCAAATATTGCCGGGTTATGTTTTTGTTGCTCTTCAAGGAAACAAGGGTGATGGCAGACATTATATAAATGATGCTATAAAGCGGGGTGCGCGGGTTGTGGTTACAGATTTTGATTTTGTTGCCGAAAATTTATCCGTTCCAGTTTTGCAGGTTTCAGATGTACGCCATAACTTGGCTTTAGCAGCTGCACGTTTTTATAGTACTCAGCCGGAAACTGTTTTGGCTGTTACGGGGACTAGTGGTAAAACATCGGTTGTTTCGTTTATTCGGCAAATTTGGCAACATGTTGGATTTTGTGCAGCTAGTATTGGCACAGTAGGTGTTGTCTCTCCTAAGCGAAATGATTATGGTTCTCTAACAACTCCTGATCCGGTGATGTTACATCGCCTGTTATATGAACTTGCTGATGAGGGTGTGACGCATGCAGCGCTTGAAGCTTCTTCACATGGTCTAGATCAAAGTCGGCTTGATGGAGTAAATTTAGCAGCAGCTGCTTTTACTAATTTAGGGCGTGATCATATGGATTATCACGCGTGTGTAAAAGATTATTTGCGTGCTAAGATGAGGTTGTTTGATACATTGTTGCCACCGGATGCACCTGCACTTATTATGGCCGATGATGGTTATTCACAAGAAGTAATTAATCATGTTACACAAGCAGGTCGCCGGGCTTTAACAATTGGGCGTAAAGGGCAATTTATCAAAATTAATCGTATTGAACATCGACGTTCAAAACAATATGTTGAGTGTCGTATAGAAAATGATGTTTACACGTTTGATTTGCCGCTTGTAGGACATTTTCAGGTTACTAATGCGCTCATGGCTGCAGGTTTAGCAATTACAACAGGGAGTTCTTCAGATAAGGTCTTTAGCTCTCTTAAAAAATTGAAGGGAGCACCTGGTCGGCTAGAGTTAGTTAGCAAGACGAAAGACAATGCATCTGTTTATGTAGATTATGCTCATAAGCCAGAAGCTTTAGAGCAGGTGTTGCTTGCTGCTCGTCCTTTTACTCCAGGGCGTTTGATTGTTGTTTTTGGTTGTGGTGGTGATCGTGATCAAGGGAAAAGGCCATTGATGGGAAAAATTGCAGTTGATAAGGCTGATATTGTTATTGTCACGGATGATAATCCTCGTACTGAGGAGCCAGAAAAAATTCGACAGGATATTTTACAAGCAGCACCAGGGGCACTGGAAATAGCAGATCGTAGTGAAGCAATTTATTATGCCGTGGGGTTACTTGAGGCTGGAGATACATTAATTATTGCAGGAAAAGGTCATGAAAATGGTCAGGTTGTAGGACAGGAAACACGTCCTTTTTCAGATCGTTTAGAAGCAATTTCTGCTTTGAAGGAATTGAATAAATGA
- a CDS encoding peptidoglycan D,D-transpeptidase FtsI family protein gives MKLLRLFFRKKKRLNSQVNNLDFSIRRSRLIFSLICVLIFYSIMGKCLIFYGLEDDRIEEAKGPGTLQLATRPDIIDRNGRLLATDIATYSLFAEPRRIIDVDETIELISTVLPKLDFQEIYKRLKSKSGFSWIQRGLTPKQKQQIMALGIPGIGFRTEIRRFYPGGSVASHILGMVNVDNQGIAGMEKYIDDAGLSVLRTSGLTTDMSLNPVQLSIDVRVQTIVRDELIKAMKIYKALAAGAVILNIHTGEVLAMASVPDFDPGNPVDALKSDRLNRITAGAFEMGSIIKSFTTAMALDSEIFHLNSVIDASKPLQASKNYFIHDFHGKNRPLKLWEIFIYSSNIGSAKEALAVGVDGHRDFLKRFGLLDRMKVELPEVANPILPRQWRDINSMTISFGHGIAITPLQTIVGAAALMNNGWLIEPTLLKRTEAQAMKYAKQVLHPQTSQEMRYLYKLNSVIGSGRNAQVEGYRIGGKTGTAEKIENGKYSKTKNFNSFLAAFPIDNPSYVVLTIIDEPQPGEGKRLATAGMNAAPVLANIIRRSASFLGIKSDFKKEYETIFDGLELSKEQ, from the coding sequence ATGAAATTATTGCGTCTATTTTTTCGGAAAAAAAAGCGCTTAAACAGTCAAGTAAATAATTTAGATTTTTCTATCCGTCGTTCACGTTTGATTTTTTCGTTAATATGCGTTCTTATTTTTTATAGCATTATGGGAAAATGCCTTATTTTTTATGGGCTTGAAGATGATCGCATTGAAGAAGCAAAAGGTCCAGGAACACTGCAATTAGCTACTCGACCTGATATTATTGATCGTAATGGGCGTTTATTAGCAACCGATATCGCAACCTACTCGCTTTTTGCTGAACCACGGCGCATTATTGACGTGGACGAAACAATAGAATTGATTTCAACGGTTTTACCGAAGCTTGATTTTCAGGAAATTTACAAGCGTTTAAAGAGCAAATCTGGTTTTTCTTGGATTCAACGTGGGTTAACCCCAAAACAAAAACAGCAAATTATGGCACTTGGTATTCCAGGTATTGGTTTCCGCACAGAAATACGTCGTTTTTATCCAGGTGGTTCTGTTGCTTCGCATATTCTTGGCATGGTTAATGTTGATAATCAGGGCATAGCGGGGATGGAGAAATATATTGATGACGCTGGTTTAAGTGTTCTGCGTACTTCTGGTCTTACAACGGATATGTCATTGAATCCTGTTCAACTTTCGATTGATGTGCGTGTTCAGACAATTGTGCGCGATGAACTCATAAAGGCGATGAAGATTTACAAAGCGCTTGCTGCGGGAGCTGTTATTTTAAATATTCATACCGGTGAAGTTTTAGCTATGGCGTCTGTTCCTGATTTTGATCCTGGAAATCCTGTTGATGCTCTTAAAAGTGATCGCTTAAACCGGATAACAGCTGGAGCTTTTGAAATGGGATCCATTATCAAAAGTTTCACGACAGCGATGGCGCTTGATTCAGAAATTTTTCACCTAAACAGTGTCATTGATGCGTCCAAACCACTTCAAGCAAGTAAGAACTATTTTATTCACGATTTTCATGGAAAGAATCGCCCATTAAAATTATGGGAGATTTTTATTTATTCCTCTAATATTGGTTCTGCTAAGGAAGCATTAGCGGTAGGGGTTGATGGACATCGCGATTTTTTGAAACGGTTTGGTTTATTAGATCGTATGAAAGTAGAATTGCCTGAAGTTGCTAATCCTATTTTGCCACGTCAGTGGCGTGATATTAATTCTATGACAATTTCTTTTGGGCACGGTATAGCCATAACGCCATTACAAACGATAGTAGGTGCAGCTGCTTTAATGAATAATGGTTGGTTGATTGAACCGACATTATTAAAACGCACTGAAGCGCAAGCTATGAAATATGCCAAACAGGTTCTTCATCCTCAAACAAGTCAAGAGATGCGCTATCTTTATAAATTGAATAGTGTCATTGGTTCTGGACGTAACGCACAAGTAGAAGGGTATCGTATTGGTGGGAAAACAGGGACGGCTGAAAAAATTGAAAATGGAAAATATTCTAAAACAAAAAATTTTAATAGTTTTCTTGCTGCTTTTCCTATTGATAATCCTTCTTATGTTGTTTTAACAATTATTGATGAACCACAACCTGGAGAGGGAAAACGTTTAGCAACAGCTGGAATGAATGCAGCACCAGTGCTTGCCAATATTATTCGCCGTTCAGCTAGTTTTCTTGGAATAAAATCAGATTTCAAGAAAGAATATGAGACGATTTTTGATGGTTTAGAATTATCAAAAGAACAATAG
- the ftsL gene encoding cell division protein FtsL, with translation MIVFRTLDVIFVIIMIFMAAITYKVKYDVQKQIGEVLRIEHEIAVEKNTVKLLRAEWATMIEPSRMAILAERYKKELNLEIIQPRQVVELEDIPVRLHDPIEELIKQYDFEENKPFLVNNRIFPMNGVVQKGMR, from the coding sequence ATGATAGTTTTTCGTACATTGGATGTCATTTTCGTCATAATCATGATTTTTATGGCAGCTATTACGTACAAAGTAAAATATGATGTTCAAAAACAAATTGGTGAAGTGCTTCGTATTGAACATGAAATTGCAGTAGAAAAAAATACGGTAAAACTTCTTCGTGCTGAATGGGCTACGATGATAGAGCCCTCACGTATGGCAATACTTGCAGAGCGTTATAAAAAAGAACTAAATTTAGAGATTATACAACCTCGACAAGTTGTTGAATTAGAAGATATTCCAGTACGTTTGCATGATCCAATTGAAGAATTAATCAAACAATATGATTTTGAAGAAAATAAGCCTTTCCTTGTTAATAATCGTATCTTTCCCATGAATGGTGTTGTTCAAAAAGGCATGCGGTAA
- the rsmH gene encoding 16S rRNA (cytosine(1402)-N(4))-methyltransferase RsmH, producing MIERDNGTKRHIPVLLEPVLAGLAPLSGATVIDGTFGAGGYTRALLNAGANVTALDRDPHAIREGKPLVDQFFPRLRLVQTEFSQLDRVIEEKVDAVILDIGVSSMQLDEAERGFSFQKDGPLDMRMAQTGLSASDVVNHLKIDDLIQIFRILGEERHSSRIAKMIEKRRRIRPFLRTRDLAHEIEVLIGRKPGDRIHPATRVFQALRIYVNDELNELTRGLFAAERVLKAGGRLGVVSFHSLEDRIVKKFFSFCSGNRKGSRYLPEVESAPATFFPLFKGGKTASEEELQKNPRARSARLRIGIRTQVDAMEADMKLFGLKEIANFESNK from the coding sequence GTGATAGAACGAGATAACGGAACTAAACGCCATATTCCAGTATTATTAGAGCCGGTTTTGGCTGGGCTTGCGCCATTGTCTGGTGCAACAGTGATTGATGGAACTTTTGGTGCTGGTGGTTATACGCGTGCTCTTTTGAATGCAGGTGCGAATGTTACTGCTCTTGATCGTGATCCGCATGCAATCCGTGAAGGAAAACCGCTTGTCGATCAATTTTTTCCACGTCTTCGTTTAGTACAAACAGAGTTTTCACAGTTGGATCGTGTGATTGAAGAAAAGGTAGATGCAGTTATTCTTGACATTGGTGTTTCTTCTATGCAGCTTGATGAGGCTGAACGAGGATTTTCTTTTCAAAAAGATGGTCCGTTAGATATGAGAATGGCACAGACGGGTTTATCTGCAAGCGATGTTGTGAATCACTTAAAAATAGATGATTTGATTCAGATATTTAGGATATTAGGAGAAGAGCGTCATTCAAGCCGAATTGCAAAAATGATTGAAAAGCGTCGTCGTATTCGCCCTTTTTTGCGTACACGTGATCTTGCTCATGAAATTGAGGTTTTAATAGGTCGTAAACCAGGAGATCGTATTCATCCTGCAACACGTGTATTTCAGGCTCTTCGCATTTACGTTAATGATGAGCTTAATGAACTTACACGCGGTTTATTTGCTGCTGAGCGGGTTTTAAAAGCAGGGGGGCGTTTGGGAGTCGTAAGTTTTCATTCACTTGAAGATCGCATAGTGAAAAAATTTTTTTCTTTTTGTTCAGGAAATCGTAAAGGATCACGCTATCTTCCAGAAGTAGAATCTGCTCCAGCGACGTTTTTTCCTTTATTTAAAGGTGGAAAAACTGCAAGTGAAGAGGAATTACAGAAAAACCCTCGTGCACGTTCTGCAAGGTTGCGTATAGGCATCCGTACTCAGGTAGATGCAATGGAAGCAGATATGAAATTGTTTGGCTTAAAAGAAATTGCTAATTTTGAAAGCAATAAATAA
- the ettA gene encoding energy-dependent translational throttle protein EttA produces MARQFIYHMDGVSKAYGNKKILEDIHLSFYPDAKIGILGPNGAGKSTILRIMAGLDKEYTGEAWLAEGARCGYLPQEPVLDENKDVYGNVMEGVADKQAIIDRYNELMMNYNDETADESAKLQDIIDSQNLWDLESQVKMAMAALNCPPTNESVTKLSGGEKRRVALCKLLLSKPDLLLLDEPTNHLDAETTAWLEKHLREYPGAVLLITHDRYFLDNVTGWILELDRGKGIPYEGNYSAYLDAKAKRMAQEGREEVTRQRALSREKEWISSSPKARQAKSKARIKAYDELVQAAHERRPGDAQIIIPVGERLGQVIIEVDRLSKAYGDRVLIDSLSFKLPAGGIVGVIGANGVGKSTLFKMLTGQEQPDSGKIRIGETVQISYVDQSRDTLQGEKTVWEEISGGNDIIKLGKYEMNSRAYCGAFNFKGGDQQQKVTDLSGGQRNRVHLAKLLKEGGNVLLLDEPTNDLDTETLGALEDALENFAGCAVIISHDRMFLDRLATHILAFESNGHVEWFEGNFADYEADKIRRLGPDALNLKRVNYKPLTR; encoded by the coding sequence ATGGCACGCCAATTTATCTACCATATGGATGGGGTCAGTAAAGCTTACGGTAATAAAAAAATTTTAGAGGATATTCATCTGTCCTTTTATCCGGATGCAAAGATTGGCATTTTGGGACCAAATGGTGCAGGTAAATCGACTATTTTACGCATTATGGCTGGATTGGATAAAGAATACACGGGGGAAGCATGGCTTGCTGAGGGGGCGCGTTGTGGTTATCTTCCGCAAGAGCCTGTTCTTGATGAAAATAAGGATGTGTATGGCAATGTAATGGAAGGCGTTGCAGATAAGCAGGCGATCATAGATCGCTATAATGAATTAATGATGAATTATAATGATGAAACAGCTGATGAAAGCGCTAAACTTCAGGATATTATCGATAGCCAGAATCTTTGGGACTTAGAAAGCCAAGTGAAAATGGCTATGGCCGCTCTTAATTGTCCACCAACAAACGAGAGTGTAACAAAACTTTCAGGCGGTGAAAAGCGGCGTGTTGCACTTTGTAAATTGCTTTTATCAAAACCTGATTTATTGCTTTTGGATGAACCTACAAATCATTTAGACGCAGAAACGACGGCTTGGCTTGAAAAACATTTGCGTGAATATCCAGGTGCGGTCCTTTTGATTACGCACGATCGTTATTTTCTCGATAATGTAACAGGTTGGATTTTAGAATTGGATCGTGGCAAAGGCATTCCTTATGAGGGGAATTATTCTGCTTATTTGGATGCTAAAGCTAAACGTATGGCGCAGGAGGGTCGTGAAGAGGTTACTCGTCAGCGTGCGTTATCACGCGAAAAAGAATGGATTTCCTCTAGCCCAAAAGCACGTCAAGCAAAATCAAAAGCTCGTATCAAGGCTTATGATGAATTGGTTCAGGCTGCGCATGAACGTCGCCCTGGTGATGCACAAATTATTATTCCTGTTGGTGAAAGATTAGGCCAGGTTATTATTGAAGTTGATCGTCTGTCAAAAGCCTATGGTGATCGCGTGTTGATAGATTCTCTCTCTTTCAAGCTTCCTGCCGGTGGGATTGTTGGGGTCATTGGTGCCAATGGTGTAGGGAAATCTACTTTATTTAAGATGTTAACAGGGCAAGAACAACCAGACTCAGGGAAAATACGCATTGGGGAGACAGTTCAGATAAGTTATGTTGATCAGAGTCGTGATACGTTGCAGGGTGAGAAGACTGTTTGGGAGGAAATTTCTGGCGGCAATGATATTATCAAGTTAGGCAAATATGAAATGAACAGTCGTGCTTATTGTGGTGCTTTTAACTTTAAGGGTGGGGACCAGCAGCAAAAAGTGACTGATTTGTCAGGTGGGCAGCGTAATCGTGTACATTTGGCTAAGCTTTTAAAAGAGGGAGGCAATGTTCTTCTTCTCGATGAACCAACCAATGATCTTGATACGGAAACATTAGGTGCATTGGAAGACGCTTTAGAAAATTTTGCTGGTTGTGCCGTTATTATATCGCACGATCGTATGTTTCTTGATCGATTAGCAACGCATATTTTGGCTTTTGAAAGTAATGGTCATGTGGAATGGTTTGAAGGTAATTTTGCTGACTATGAAGCAGATAAGATTCGCCGTCTTGGCCCAGATGCGCTTAATCTTAAGCGTGTGAATTATAAGCCACTCACACGCTAA